One window of Diabrotica undecimpunctata isolate CICGRU chromosome 8, icDiaUnde3, whole genome shotgun sequence genomic DNA carries:
- the LOC140448893 gene encoding uncharacterized protein has translation MGDLPTLKRIRASLKARLTSFIKFIDRDSTQGEMNEPTRAEIELRIENAKNIHTQYQETQLKIESLLDAITEEEINYRETNLRALEALEQPVEHWDALLKYILLKKFNSESVKEWEKANNGTSVNNHVKFRHNSTKALVSTKSSFLSCPLCNQQHKLVHCSQFHSLDIPARINKVRRFKLCLNCLHSGHQQATCKYGECKKCNQKHYTLFHEFIENPLNPLSQFNDQVVASQSSPQTLSNTSQNQQILLSTVVVQVRNHLGVAHNCRALLDSGAQSNFITSSLVDLLGISREQVNISVVGIAHVSSEINHKCNIVINSLQSIYSFPLECLIIPQICGQLPVCQIDASSLPIPANIRLSDPNFHTPSEVNILISASIFWDLLCVGQVKLGPEKPILQKTRLGWIISGPLINTRVNSQQSTICGLSHNIETDGLSRFWEIEECSGTKHQSTEELLCEEHFKSTFRRNLDGRFIVSIPFKLQVDSLGESRSIAQRRFYSLEKRLLNDPLMKEQYVAFMEQYLSLGHMSRVTDCTLPVHSYYFPHHGAMKQDSLTTKLRVVFDGSCPSSSGHSLNDLQMRNHPKDPLHSYELNTVTYGSTSSSYLATRSLYQLSLEHSYTFPQASKIIAEDFYVDDLLTGSDSLEDLILNCKQVSEILSKGCFPLRKWTSNNSSFLKSIQESILLDTSFLFGANENTKTLGLQWCPSLDSLSYSIDSNVTPKIITKRSILSGIAQIFDPLGLLSPSIIKVKILMQLLWLEKLDWDEGVPLHIQSEWLSFRDQLHELNKLQIQRNVVLPNFVLIEMHGFCDASEVAYGAAIYIRSVDKKEHFKLCHAGPQHLLAHVREKYWPLHGKSLARRTVRECLRCFRFNPDQVNPIMGDLPQSRVTPSFPFAITGVDYAGPFALRTSRHRGASSYKGYISLFVCLSTKAIHLEVVTDLSTEAFMAAIKRFIARRGKPCQMMSDNGTTFVGANNSLLELGKFLKTNGNKFPDMCAKSDINWKFIPAHSPHFGGLWEAGVKSVKANLKRVMTDTKLDYERFVTLLTQIEGVLNSRPLSALSSNPSDLLPLTPAHFLIGRAMDSVPEINLSNSSITSLSRFQQLQQLRHHFWKRWCLEYISELQERKKWKANQSKIQTDTLVLIKERNLPPLNWCLGRVEVLHPGVDGVTRVVTIRTSKGLIKRAVTNICPLPLPSDQSEGAITP, from the exons atggGGGATTTGCCTACGTTAAAAAGGATAAGAGCATCTCTTAAAGCGCGATTAAcctcatttattaaattcattgaTAGGGACTCAACCCAAGGTGAGATGAATGAGCCAACTCGCGCTGAAATTGAATTGCGCATCGAAAACGCGAAAAATATTCATACTCAATATCAAGAAAcccaattaaaaatagaaagtttacTGGACGCAATaactgaggaagaaataaattacaGAGAAAC CAATCTTAGAGCTTTGGAGGCATTAGAACAACCAGTCGAACATTGGGATGCCCTTCTCAAATATATtcttttgaaaaaatttaattcTGAATCTGTGAAAGAATGGGAGAAGGCCAACAATG GGACTTCTGTCAATAATCATGTCAAATTCAGACACAACAGTACCAAGGCTCTTGTAAGTACAaaatcttcttttctttcttgtcCTTTATGCAACCAGCAACACAAACTGGTTCACTGTAGTCAATTTCATTCATTAGACATTCCTGCCCGTATTAATAAAGTACGTAGATTTAAATTATGCTTGAATTGTCTGCATTCTGGACATCAACAAGCTACGTGCAAATATGGCGAATGTAAGAAATGTAACCAGAAACATTATACTCTTTTCCATGAATTTATTGAAAATCCACTAAATCCATTGTCTCAGTTTAATGATCAAGTAGTTGCTTCTCAGAGTAGCCCTCAGACACTTTCTAATACTTCTCAAAATCAACAAATCCTTCTATCAACGGTTGTTGTCCAAGTTCGTAACCATTTAGGGGTTGCTCATAATTGTagagctcttttagatagtggagCTCAATCTAATTTTATCACATCAAGTTTAGTTGATTTGCTGGGTATTTCAAGGGAGCAGGTTAACATTTCTGTAGTGGGTATCGCTCATGTTTCTTCTGAAATAAATCACAAATGCAATATTGTTATTAACTCTTTACAATCTATATATTCTTTCCCCCTAGAGTGTTTAATCATTCCACAAATATGTGGACAACTTCCAGTTTGTCAAATTGATGCATCTTCGTTGCCCATACCTGCAAATATTCgtttatcagacccaaattttcATACTCCTTCGGAAGTAAATATTTTGATCAGTGCTAGTATTTTTTGGGACCTGCTATGTGTGGGTCAGGTCAAGTTAGGTCCTGAAAAACCCATACTTCAGAAAACTAGATTAGGGTGGATCATTTCTGGTCCTTTAATAAATACCAGGGTGAATAGTCAGCAATCTACTATATGTGGATTATCACACAATATCGAAACTGACGGCCTTTCTAGGTTTTGGGAGATTGAGGAGTGCTCAGGTACTAAACATCAGTCTACAGAAGAGTTATTGTGCGAGGAGCACTTCAAATCAACCTTTAGGAGAAATTTGGATGGTCGGTTCATTGTGTCCATTCCTTTTAAGTTACAGGTTGACTCTTTGGGAGAATCCAGATCAATAGCTCAAAGAAGGTTCTATAGCTTAGAAAAAAGGCTTCTTAATGATCCTCTCATGAAGGAGCAGTATGTTGCATTTATGGAGCAATACTTGTCTTTAGGCCACATGTCAAGAGTTACTGATTGTACTTTGCCAGTACATAGTTATTACTTTCCTCATCACGGGGCGATGAAGCAGGACAGTCTCACTACAAAACTCAGAGTAGTGTTCGATGGCTCCTGTCCGTCATCATCTGGTCATTCGCTCAACGATCTTCAGATG AGAAATCATCCGAAAGATCCTCTTCATTCATATGAATTGAATACAGTtacttatggctctacgtcaagtAGTTATCTAGCCACTAGAAGTCTCTATCAGCTATCATTAGAGCATTCTTATACATTCCCTCAAGCTTCTAAAATCATAGCTGAAGACTTCTATGTTGACGACTTGCTAACTGGTTCCGATTCGTTAGAGGACTTAATCCTTAATTGTAAACAAGTCTCTGAAATTCTTTCAAAAGGTTGCTTCCCACTTAGAAAGTGGACGTCAAACAATTCTTCATTTCTTAAGTCTATCCAGGAATCTATTTTATTAGACACTTCCTTCCTTTTTGGTGCCAATGAAAACACAAAGACACTTGGGTTACAATGGTGCCCTAGTTTAGATTCATTGTCCTATTCTATTGATTCAAATGTTACTCCCAAAATTATCACTAAAAGATCAATACTTTCTGGTATTGCTCAAATATTCGACCCTTTAGGTCTCTTAAGTCCATCAATCATTAAAGTCAAAATCCTTATGCAACTCCTTTGGTTAGAGAAGTTAGACTGGGATGAAGGAGTGCCATTGCATATTCAGTCTGAGTGGTTATCTTTCAGAGATCAGTTGCATGAGTTGAATAAATTGCAAATTCAaagaaatgtagttctccctAATTTTGTTCTTATTGAAATGCACGGATTCTGTGATGCAAGCGAAGTTGCTTATGGCGCAGCCATATATATTCGCAGTGTTGATAAAAagg AGCATTTCAAGCTGTGCCATGCAGGACCTCAACATCTCCTAGCTCACGTGCGTGAGAAATATTGGCCTTTACATGGAAAATCATTGGCTAGGAGAACGGTTCGCGAATGCTTGCGTTGCTTTCGCTTCAATCCCGATCAAGTTAATCCCATCATGGGAGATCTTCCCCAATCAAGAGTCACCCCCTCATTTCCATTTGCTATTACAGGAGTTGATTATGCTGGTCCATTTGCCCTCAGAACTAGTCGTCATAGGGGTGCTTCTTCATATAAAGGTtatattagtttatttgtttgCCTATCGACAAAAGCCATTCATTTAGAGGTGGTAACGGATCTTTCCACCGAAGCCTTTATGGCGGCAATAAAACGATTTATCGCTAGAAGGGGCAAACCATGTCAGATGATGagtgataacggaaccacatttgtGGGTGCCAACAATTCTTTGTTGGAATTGGGTAAATTTTTGAAAACCAATGGTAATAAATTCCCTGATATGTGTGCTAAATCTGATATAAATTGGAAGTTCATACCGGCTCATTCTCCTCATTTTGGCGGTCTCTGGGAGGCTGGAGTCAAATCGGTAAAGGCTAACCTCAAACGAGTTATGACAGATACGAAATTAGATTATGAAAGGTTTGTTACATTACTAACTCAGATTGAAGGAGTATTAAATTCTCGTCCTTTGAGTGCCTTGTCTTCTAACCCTTCTGATCTTTTGCCtttgacaccagctcacttcctcaTTGGAAGAGCCATGGATTCCGTTCCAGAAATAAATCTATCAAACTCATCCATTACCAGTTTGTCTAGATTCCAGCAGTTGCAGCAACTTCGCCATCATTTTTGGAAACGTTGGTGTCTGGAATACATCTCCGAATTGCAAGAACGGAAGAAATGGAAAGCCAACCAATCTAAAATTCAGACTGACACACTCGTCCTCATCAAAGAAAGAAATTTACCTCCTTTAAACTGGTGTCTTGGGCGCGTAGAAGTTTTGCATCCTGGCGTTGATGGAGTTACACGAGTGGTTACCATAAGAACTTCAAAAGGACTTATAAAGCGAGCTGTTACAAACATTTGTCCACTTCCCCTTCCTAGTGATCAAAGTGAAGGTGCAATCACGCCTTAA